In the genome of Tannockella kyphosi, one region contains:
- a CDS encoding HipA domain-containing protein: MDYILKRFDENLIYFSMETTDDGIAVDIKTINHKLVPMLPLDMSSDNKSLKRWLEKRTIPRNRAYVTNFLSKMDLNEKDTKGIIDICLGLSLNDCYWVVKEGCEDSFEKKNLYINSFNTTIASIAFTGYGNNTRTSFQSSPEFTTNGMLAKSWRRLNGKIVLFKSGTEGFANSGLEPYSEFYASEVARAMGLNHIDYNLSRWKKRMCSTCELFTDLNVSFISIGRLVKSGGMKAVEDYYLELGDEFYQELIDMLVFDAIILNEDRHLGNFGLLIDNRTNKIIAPAPIFDNGLSLLCYAMDSDFENIDEYVKTRRPACYQDFIEHVKPFITHRQRMKLRKLLDFHFDTKTRYKLNNKRLKKLEIIMKQRAILLLDD, encoded by the coding sequence ATGGACTATATATTGAAAAGATTTGATGAAAATTTAATATATTTTTCTATGGAAACGACAGATGATGGAATTGCAGTTGATATTAAAACTATAAATCATAAATTAGTTCCTATGTTGCCGTTGGATATGAGTAGTGATAATAAGTCATTAAAAAGATGGTTGGAAAAAAGGACAATACCAAGGAATAGAGCATATGTTACAAACTTTTTATCTAAGATGGATCTGAATGAAAAAGATACAAAAGGTATCATTGATATATGTTTAGGATTATCTTTGAATGATTGTTATTGGGTAGTAAAAGAAGGTTGTGAAGATAGTTTTGAAAAAAAGAACTTATATATCAATTCTTTCAATACAACCATTGCATCGATTGCATTTACAGGATATGGAAATAATACAAGAACATCCTTTCAATCATCTCCAGAATTTACTACCAATGGTATGCTTGCTAAGTCTTGGCGTAGACTAAACGGAAAAATAGTGTTATTTAAATCAGGTACAGAAGGTTTTGCAAATAGTGGTTTAGAACCATATTCAGAGTTTTATGCTAGTGAAGTTGCAAGAGCAATGGGACTGAATCATATAGATTATAATTTATCTAGATGGAAAAAGAGAATGTGTTCGACATGTGAGTTATTTACAGATTTAAATGTTTCTTTTATTTCCATAGGAAGATTGGTAAAAAGCGGAGGTATGAAAGCTGTAGAAGATTACTATTTAGAGCTAGGTGATGAGTTTTATCAAGAATTAATAGATATGTTAGTGTTTGATGCAATCATATTAAATGAGGATCGTCATTTAGGTAATTTTGGATTATTAATAGATAATAGAACAAATAAAATTATTGCTCCGGCACCTATCTTTGATAATGGGTTATCATTATTGTGTTATGCCATGGATAGTGATTTTGAAAACATAGATGAGTATGTAAAAACAAGAAGACCAGCGTGTTATCAAGACTTTATAGAACATGTGAAACCTTTCATAACACATAGGCAAAGAATGAAATTAAGGAAATTATTAGATTTTCATTTTGATACGAAAACAAGGTATAAATTGAATAATAAAAGGTTGAAGAAATTAGAAATAATTATGAAACAAAGAGCAATCTTATTATTAGATGATTAA
- a CDS encoding LytR/AlgR family response regulator transcription factor, with protein sequence MKVAIVDRYLIDQKTLSDEICKHYFYPTKKEDVFVYQFDDNKEFIEYMYDGVDFRIAYLEESSTDLVTFKTIQELLPNCAIVLLTSRNDYIPLNNFDILTKPYDSQRIYDTLVYHMDATRIKPRYIRVNERRRIRYIDTDSVYYLESNYGKVYVHTKDTSYVGEYRFYRQYDELLCIHGFISISQSLLINVDKIVSSNGIDYHLDDGTILRASQRKRAEAFRYYQQFKESVPYI encoded by the coding sequence ATGAAAGTTGCTATTGTGGATCGTTATCTTATCGATCAAAAAACTCTATCTGATGAAATATGTAAACATTATTTCTATCCAACAAAGAAAGAAGATGTATTTGTATATCAATTTGATGATAACAAAGAATTTATTGAATATATGTATGATGGTGTAGACTTTAGAATCGCTTACCTAGAAGAATCTAGCACTGATCTAGTTACTTTTAAAACAATCCAAGAACTATTACCTAACTGTGCTATCGTGCTTCTCACATCACGTAATGACTACATTCCATTAAATAACTTCGATATCCTAACCAAACCATATGATAGCCAGCGTATCTACGATACGCTAGTATATCATATGGATGCTACTAGAATAAAACCTAGATATATTAGAGTGAATGAGAGAAGAAGAATACGATATATTGATACTGATTCCGTCTATTATTTAGAATCTAACTACGGTAAAGTATATGTTCATACAAAAGATACTAGTTATGTAGGAGAGTATCGTTTCTATAGACAGTATGATGAATTATTATGTATTCATGGTTTTATTAGTATTTCTCAAAGTCTATTAATAAATGTAGATAAAATAGTATCAAGTAATGGAATTGATTATCATTTAGATGATGGGACTATCTTACGTGCTAGTCAACGTAAAAGAGCAGAAGCTTTTCGTTATTATCAACAATTTAAAGAATCAGTTCCATACATATAA
- a CDS encoding ISNCY family transposase, translating to MNEQQKYEVIKNLVDNNGNKNSAAVTLGLSRRQIDRLIVNYKEKGKSSFVHGNRSKKPSTSIDVSISTRIIQLYKEKYYDCNFNHFKDLLNDWENIQVSYNYLYKLLMKENIHSPRIRKLTRKAMKKKELLLLKQNQEKTEEDIDIMVNHLIDIEDSHPRQEKPKYFGEIIEMDGSIHPWFGLNKACLHLAIDVCTGTIVGGYFQEQETLRGYYHVYKQILTDYGIPYQFKTDNRTVFHYESINKSKRTSDKDVLTQFGYACKQFGTDIVTTSVAQAKGTIERANGTFQGRLVQELRMKGITTMKEANKYLTKYFIPDFNKRFALNYKKFPSVMEEKPTQEKINYTLAILTPRKIDRGSAIKYFNNTYQVYDKDSKLQCFMPKTECLVIKAFDGTLLVTVDEAVYQLKKLESHKKVSENIDFVEEEKPKNVYIPPMTHPWKKASFDRQVKKAHTQRVYA from the coding sequence ATGAATGAACAACAAAAATATGAAGTAATTAAAAACCTAGTGGATAACAACGGAAATAAAAATAGCGCTGCTGTTACACTAGGCTTATCAAGGCGTCAAATTGATCGTCTTATTGTAAATTATAAAGAGAAAGGTAAATCTAGTTTTGTGCATGGCAACCGTTCAAAGAAACCTAGTACATCGATAGATGTATCAATCTCTACTAGGATTATACAACTTTATAAAGAAAAATACTATGATTGTAACTTCAATCATTTTAAAGATTTATTAAATGATTGGGAAAATATCCAAGTATCTTATAACTATTTATATAAACTTCTTATGAAGGAGAATATTCATTCTCCTAGAATAAGGAAACTGACAAGAAAAGCTATGAAGAAAAAAGAACTGTTGCTTTTAAAACAAAACCAAGAAAAAACAGAAGAAGATATAGATATTATGGTTAATCATCTAATAGATATTGAAGATAGTCATCCTAGACAAGAAAAACCAAAATACTTTGGAGAAATCATTGAGATGGATGGCTCTATCCATCCTTGGTTTGGATTAAATAAAGCTTGTTTGCATCTAGCTATTGATGTTTGTACCGGTACCATCGTTGGTGGATATTTTCAAGAACAAGAGACATTACGTGGTTATTATCATGTTTATAAGCAAATATTAACGGATTATGGCATTCCTTATCAGTTTAAAACGGATAATCGTACTGTATTTCACTATGAATCTATCAACAAGTCGAAACGTACTTCTGATAAAGATGTCCTAACTCAATTTGGTTATGCCTGTAAACAGTTTGGTACTGATATTGTTACTACCAGTGTTGCACAAGCTAAGGGTACCATAGAAAGAGCCAATGGAACATTTCAAGGAAGGCTGGTACAAGAACTTAGAATGAAGGGGATTACTACAATGAAAGAAGCAAATAAGTATCTAACAAAGTATTTCATTCCTGACTTCAATAAAAGGTTTGCACTAAATTATAAAAAGTTCCCTAGTGTCATGGAAGAAAAACCAACACAAGAAAAGATCAATTATACTCTAGCAATATTAACACCTAGAAAAATAGACAGAGGAAGTGCTATTAAATATTTTAATAATACTTACCAAGTGTATGATAAAGACTCTAAGTTACAATGCTTTATGCCTAAAACGGAATGTTTAGTTATCAAAGCTTTTGATGGAACCTTACTTGTAACAGTTGATGAAGCAGTGTATCAATTAAAGAAATTAGAAAGTCATAAAAAAGTATCCGAAAATATCGATTTTGTAGAAGAAGAAAAACCAAAGAATGTTTACATACCTCCAATGACTCATCCTTGGAAGAAGGCGTCCTTTGATAGACAAGTGAAAAAAGCACATACACAACGTGTATATGCTTAA